The genomic window TCAACCGCAGCATAAAGATCAGCACAATGGGCAGCAGAACGCCATTCAACACCTGAGACAGGATGCTGAATTTGACCAGCGGAAAGTTCGGGATCAGGACGATGCCCGCGCCGCCCGCCAGCAGCAGCGTATAGAACCAGTAGAAGAAGCGGGCTTCGCTGAAGCTCTTATCCAGTCCGCTCTCGAGCCCCAGCCCTTCGCACACCGTATAGGCAGTCGATAGCGGAAGGATCGACGCCGCAAACAGCGACGCGTTGAAGAGTCCAGCGGCAAAGAGGATAAAAGCATACTGGCCAGCCAGCGGCTTCATGGCTCCCGCAGCATCGGCAGGGTCGGCGATATTGCGGATGCCATGAGTAAAAAGTGTCGCCGCGCAGGCCACAACGATGAACCACGCTACAAGGTCGGTGAAGAAGGAGCCAACGATCACATCGAGCCGCGAGGCCTTGTACTGGCGAACCGTAATTCCCTTTTCGACGATGGTGGACTGCAGATAGAACTGCATCCACGGACTGATGGTAGTGCCGATAATCCCGACCGTCATGTAGATGTACAGCTTGTCGTGCCAAACGCCGCGAGCGGGCAACTTCACCGTCTCAACCATCGCGAGATGCCAGTCCGGGCCGCTGAGAACGCCCGCCACAATGTAGGCAATGTAAAAAACGCTGGCGATGAGAAAAACCTTTTCGACGCTCTTGTAATCTCCTTTGACCACAAGTATCCAAACCAGAAAGGCGCACGCTGGAACGCTGGCGTACTTGCTGATATGGAAGAGTTGCATGCTCCCGGCGATGCCCGAGAACTCCGCGATGACGTTGCCGAAGTTGACCACGACCAGCAGGATCATCATCACAAAGGTCATGCGCAGCCCAAACTCTTCGCGAATCAGATCGCTGAGCCCCTTGCCCGTGACCACGCCCATGCGCGCGCACATCTCCTGCACGATGATCAGCGCCAGGGTGATCGGAATCATCGTCCATAGCAGCGTGTAGCCGAACTGCGCGCCTGCCTGCGAGTAGGTGAGGATGCCGCCGGCATCGTTATCGACGTTCGCGGTAATGAATCCCGGGCCAAGCACGGCCAGAAAGAGGATGAGGCTCGTTCTCCATCTGCGCCAAGATGTCATCGCGTCCCGTCCTCAGGGTCGGATAGTAACTGATCTCGTTCGGTCTGTATCAACTCGTAGAGCTTACGTGCCGGTGCCTCAATCGAGGCATCCCCTGCCACGCGAACATTTTCCTGAATGTGCCGCGAATCTTTCGATGAAAAGAGAATGACACTAGCCGGATTCATAACCAGCGCCGCCTTGAGCATCAGGTTGGCCAGTAGCTCTCGCTCGCTTAGGTCTATTCCAATTTGCTCCGACCAGCGGCGACAGATGGCGGTTTTTTTTGTGAGTCGCTCGTGCAGAGAGCGAAAATTTTGCGTGAGCGAACGATGGTGAATGCGGAAAGGGGCGCCAGCGGGAACCGGAGCGTCCAGAACGGACCACTCGTATTGCAGCACGCGGCAATAGGCCGGGCGTGCGTTCAGAAGTTCGCCGATCTTGCCAGCTTCGCTACCGACACCAAAGGTCCCAATGGTTCCACGGAGTATTTCGTCTTCGAGAAGGCGAAGCAAGCCGTCGTCCTGAAGATCGGCAGCCTCGACCTCGTGTAGAAGCCACACATCAATCCGGCTGCAACGTAGAGCGGCCAGGCTTCGATCGAGGGACGCCTTCGCCTGCGCAGCAGTAAAGGACGCCTTCTCTCCCTTACGAGTTGTGGTCCGAGCCACTCCGACAAGCCGCTGCTTGAGTCCCGGCAGCCGTTTCAATAAAGGACGGACAACGCCACGCGCAGTTCCCATCAGGGAGGAATTCTTAGCCGGGGGAATACCATATTTTGTCGCCACGGTAACATCGCCGGGATGCCGTTGCAGAAATTCACCCAGGCAACCTTCTGCTTCGCCGTACCCATACATGGGCGCAACATCGAAGTGCCGTATCCCAGCGTCAAAGGCACTCTCAAGCATGGCCAGCGAATCCCGGCGGCCCATTGCGCCCATCAGCGAAGAGCTCCCGAAACCAAGACGAGTGGTCTGACGGCCGGAACTTCCCAGTGCAATCCTGTCCATTCTCTCTCCTGCCAAAATGCCCTGTCTCAGGCTAACTCAAATGTTGCGAAAGCCTGACGGCCAACGCCAGAAGAGTGTGGGTCGGGTTCGAGAAACCAGACGTAGGAAAGACCGCGCTGCTGCAGACGTAAGCGTTATTGATTCCATGAAGGCGCAGATTCGGATCGACGACACCCTCCGCCGGGGAGACAGCCATACGCATCCCCCCCATGTGGTGATTGCTGTCGTCGCAATAGGCCGCAAAGTTATCGGTCAAAAGATCTTCATGCGGACGGATATGAGCTACGCCAGCCAGGGATTTTGCAGCAATCTGAACGTACTGCCGTATCGTGGCCAGCTCATTCTCCGATATCTGCCAATCTAACCGGGCCCGTAGAAGACCAAGAGCGTCGCGGCTCTCAGCCAGCGTGATACTGCTTCGGGAGGTCGGCTCCTGTTCGCAGTGGACACGCAGAAAGATGCTCGCATCGGGAGGGTTGTAAGCACGTTTGCCAACTTTGTAGCGGACCACCTGCCGGATCAGAAGAGAGGAATGCCGGGCTGCGAAGCCAAGATCTGCTGTCCCGATTTCCCCGGTACGGCCGCGCATAAGATTTTTTGCTGTCGTCTTCAGCTTAGCCAGCGTCTCATCGGTATCACTGACAAAGGCCATGGTTGCCGCAACGTTCAGGGTGCCGGATGCAGCCTGTTCGTCAGATGCGAGGCGCAATTTCGGATGGTATTTAAAACCTCTGCTAAAGATGTTGTCGAACATCTGGTGAAAGCGTTTTGCATGAATCGGCTCTACGGTTGCCGCGTTGCAATCGACGTGGTCCTGAAAGTGTTTTCCTAATAACCCGGATGTATTCCAAGGAAGCCCAGCGGCCCTCGGCTGCAGAAAAAAGCGAGAGCTTTCTATTCCGCCCAGGCAAAAGATGAAACGCGAGGAATGAAAGACCGCTTCTTTCCCTGTAAGGGTGCGGCAGCGGAGCCCGCGCATTGTCTCCCCTTCAAGCAGCGGCTCGACAGCATTTGCATGGAGCCAGAGCGTAATTCCCGGATGCTCCTCGATCGTCGTGCGATGTAGCCTGGCAAAGTTCGGCTCCGGGCACCAGCGCGAAAAATAAGGTTCAAGGTGAGGCAACTTCGGCGGCGCTTCTGCAGCCTCACGCCAGACGGCATCATCCTGGCGCGTAACCTTTGCCAACCCCTCCAGTTCAAGCGCACGCTCATAGAAAGGGGCAAGCTCACTCTTGGGGAAAGGCCATCCACTGCCCTCGATCCATGAACGCCGTTCGAAATCCAACGCATCGAGTTCGAGAATCTGCCCACCCCACTTGGTCGTCGTTCCACCCTTTGCGCGGAAGCGCCCGGTATGAATACCGCGATGCGGATGCCCCGTCACTTCGCTGACATAGGGGTCCTGCGAGCTGTCTTCAATCTCACTGCCGCCGCCTTCGAGCAGAAGAACGCTTTTACCTCTCCGTGCCAGCTCGACGGCAAGCACAATACCTGCGGCGCCTGCACCGACAATGCAAACATCTGCGACGGATGCCGACTCCGGTTGAGACTGCAACAGATCACGAATCATGAATGGGCCCCAGTATCTGTTCTCATCTTCTGGATAATCCTCTCGGCGCGTTCGACAATAAGGCCTACCTGGCGATCATTGTGGTATCCATCGCGTACCGCGCGTGCATGTCCTGCAGCCGCGATACGAGCGCGCGCAGCTTCGTCGGGAAGATAGCGGCGAATCTTTGCAACACACTCTTCCATGCCCGTAAAAAACACTGCTTCCTCGTCTTCGCGAAAGCGCTGCATGTGTCCTTCTGACCGCTCTGCAAGCAGAAAGCCGCCGCAGCCTGCGATCTCGAAGCTCTTGTGGACAAACTCATCCTCATTGGAGTGGGTGATGAAGCTGAGGTTAATTGGTGACTTCCAGATGCCCTCTCTGTACTCGTCGCGGAAGAGCTCTCCATGGCCGCGATAGATCGCAGCGACTGCCTCCGCGCCCAAAGCGGGCTTCCACACAAGACCGCCGGAGACACTCACGGGAAAACCGAACTCTTTCCATAGTCGAGTGAGAAATTCAGCGCGATTGTCATAGGGCGTTCCGATGAAGGAGACCCCGCGATCACGGTCTTTATCGCTCCAGCCCTCGGGCGGCGGAAAGTGAATTGTCGGCTCATAGGCGGTCTGAATCTTGATGACGTCGCGTGCCCCGCGCTGGCGATAGTCGAGGATATTTTTATCCCGCTGCACCACATGCAGGTCGTAGTGCGGAATGTCCTTCATGTAGAGCCGCCAGCCGGGGTCCTGTCGCGGCCCGAAGGGATTGTCGATCATGTAGCTGACCGTGACAATGCCCATCTCTTTCATGCGGTCGAGCGTCGCGGGCTGCATCAAAAGCAGCTTGTCCGTCCATAGCAGGTCAGGCTTTTCAGCCGCAGCTATCCTCAGCAGATCGAGGTTCAGTCGCGTGACCATCGGCCCCGCGGCGAGCCGCAAAAATACCTTGCGCAAAAAAGGATTGTCATATCGGTAGTCGTAGGTATTCACCGGAATGACCTGATGGCCCAGCCGCTCCAGCGCCAACAGGCGATAGAAGGAGGAATCGTTCGGGCTAAGTCCGGCGGCGTAGAGAATCTTCATTGAAAGCTGGGTCTTCCTGATCGTTGGCTTTATTTAATTCTAGTGGTTCGCGCGCAACAGCGCGATCACCTGCTCGGCGTGGACCACTCCCACCAGCCGTTTTTCGCCGTCCAGCACGGGCAACGAACGCAGATTATATTTGTCGAAAAGCTCGGCCACCTTGCGACCATTGGCGTCGATATCGCAGGTGACGACATGGCTATCGGGCAGACCGGCGAGCGGCGCATCCGGAGCAGCCAGCAGTAGCTGAACCAAGGGAATGAGGCTGGCGATCCTCCCCTTTTCATCGAGAAGATAGATGTCGGTGACAATCTCCATATCGCCCTCGAACTCACGCAGCGCCGCGATAGCCTCCGAAAGCCGGGCCGTCACCGGCAACGCGATGTAGTCGGTCGTCATCCGTCCCGCGGCCGAGTCGCCGGAGAATTCAAGAAGCTCCTCGACCTCCTGCCGCTCCTCCGGCTCCATCTCGCCAAGAATCTCTTCGGACCGTTCGTCCGACAATTCGGAGAGCAGGTCGGCGGCGGCTCCAGGGTCCATCTCCTCGACGATGTCGGCAATCTGACCGGAGTCGAGCGACTCGATCAGCGCCTGCTGCATCTTCGGCTTGACCTCTTCCAGCGCCTCGGCTGCGATCTCTTCATTCAAGCTGATAAACAAAGCCTGGCGCTCGGCAGGCGCAAGCTCTTCGAGAATGTCCGCGATATCGGAAGGGTGCATCTGCGAGAGCCGGTTCTGCTCGATCTTGAGCTTGACCCGGCGCGACGGATCGCGATCGATCAGGTCGACAAAATCCCATGGAATGAGGCTAGGGCTGAAGCGCGCCGCGATACGGTCGGCTGTCGCAGTGTGCAGCCCCTTCAAAAGCCGACGGACCGCACCGCGCAGGCCGACTTCAACCTCGGCGATGCGCAGCGACAGCTCGGAGCCATTCTCCGGGCTCGACTCCCATATCAGATCGACGTCATTGACGCGGACAACCTTGCGGCCGTGCACATCGATGATCTGTTGATCGAGCAGGTCGCGCTCCAGCATCAACTGACTCTGGTCCTCTTGCAGCGTCGCAGGCGAAGCTCCGTCGCGAAGTTGCATCTCGTTGCGAGGTGTCAGCCTCAGATCGGTAATCAGCACCAGCGACGACTGATCGCCCCGCTTTGCCCCCGCCCGCTTCAGTACAAGGCCATGCACTTGCGAGGTCGCAATCTCAGGAGCAACGACGAACTCGCGCACGCGACCGTACACGGCCCCCTGGCCATCCACCACGCTCGCGCCCATCAGGGCAGAGACGCTCGTTCGTTGATTCTGTTTCGTCATAGGCAATCGTAACTGCTGTAATACCAGACTTTACATCCAACCGCCGCAGGCAGTCGCCTGTAATCTCCATCGCTGACTCGTCCCGCCTGCCAGCATTTGTGCGTCTGTTCTGAAATATGCATCCAATAAAATTGCGTGATGAGCCGGATATGTTCCGCAGTATCCGTATACTCCTCTTATCCGCATAGTAGCTCACCTGAAGGCCTGCGCCGCCGAAAGCAGTGGAGGCAGTTCAGTAGAAATCACGGGGCCGCACACTTGGGGTCTCAGCAGGGTCTGCACTAAGGGGAGGAAGATTTTGGAAAAGCTTGAGAACTCGGCGTCCTTGACATTCGACGAAACGACAAGCACACTGCCATCATCGCTCTCGTCCGCAGCAGACGACTGCTTTCATGGTTCCACAGGGATAGCATTGGCCGATTCCACCACAAGCCGCGTCAGCTTCACACTTGACTCGTCTCTGGACAGCGTCAACAAGATCGAGTTGACCGCCGAGCAGAGCGCGCAGCGCGCCGGCTTCGACGAGGACACCGCGACCCATGTGGCCATGGCCGTCCGCGAAGCCGCCGTCAACGCCGTTCTGCACGGCAATGCCTACGATCCCAAAAAGCACATCACCGCCTCGTTTGAAACCACCTCGGACGCGCTCGTTATTCGCGTCGCCGACCAGGGCCCCGGTCTCAATCCGGACACCATTCCCGACCCGCTGGCGCCGGAAAATATCCTTCGCGGTTCAGGCCGTGGCATCTTCCTTATCAAGGCCTTCATGGATGAGGTACACTTTCGCCAGTTACATCCCGGCACGGAACTGACACTAATTAAACATCGCAGACCCGCTCAACCGGGGAACTAAGGAGACGATTACTCATGAGCATGAAAGTACAGACTCGCCAGGTCGACGGCATAACAATTTTGGATCTCAGCGGCCGGATTACACTCGGCGAAGGCAGCGTTACCATACGCGACGCGGTTCGCGATGTGCTGGCCAAAGGCTCAAACAAGATTCTACTCAACCTCGGCGAAGTCAACTACATCGACAGCTCGGGAATCGGCGAGCTGGTCAGCGCCTTTACCACGGTGAAGAACGCAGGCGGCGAGCTGAAGCTGCTCAATCTCACCAAGAAGGTCCACGACCTCTTGCAGATCACCAAGCTCTACACCGTCTTCGACGTCAAGGACGACGAAGCCTCCGCCATCTCTTCCTTCACCAAATAACATCGTTCCGCACAAAAGGGCCGTCGCCAAAGCGACGGCCCTTTTCATTGCCCAAACACTCTACTTCGAGAAGTCAACCTTAGGCGCAGCGCTGTTCTCCGGATTGCCCTTGAAGTATTCGTCCCTGTAGTGGAAGCCCGCAAAGTTCGCCCAGATGCTGTTGGGAAACTGGCGGACGTAGACGTTGTACTCTTCGAGCGTCCGGTTGTATCGGCTGCGTTCGACGGCAATCCTGTTCTCGGTTCCGGCCAGTTCGTCGGTCAGCCGCGTGAACTGCTCGTTGCCCTTCAGGTTCGGATACTGCTCCTGCAAGCGGAAGAACGGGCCCAGTGCCACATCGAGCTTCGAGTTAGCCGCGATACTGCTCGCGCGGTCCGGAGCGCTCGTGATCGCCGCACGCGCATTTGCGATGTTGGTCAGCACAGTGGACTCTTCGGCCACATAGCCCTTCACCGACGCAACCAGGTTCGGAATCAGGTCGAGGCGGCGCTGCTGCACCACGTTCACCTGCGAATAGGCCTGGTTGATGGCCTCATTTTTCTGCACCAAAGTATTCTTCGTGCTCACATAGCTGCCAAATCCAAACAGCAGTATGAGAACAATAACTCCCAAAATTCCAAGTCCAACCCATAAAGATTTCATTCGCTCTTCGATCTCCTTTGTCTGGTTTCGATCTTCTCGGCAGGTATCTCCGGCTGTACTGTATCACTCCCGGATATCTCTGCCCTTCTCACTCCATTGACGCCGAGCTAATCTCTACATCGGGCACCCTCAAAAATCTCCACTCGCACCTCCGCCGCCGGAGCTGCCGCCGCCAAAGCCGCCGAAGCCACCTCCGCCTCCGCCACCATCGCCATCCCTGCCGCCGCCTCTGCCGCCGCCCCCGCCCATCAGGCTCCCCAGCAGGAAAAAGATCAGCCCAACATTTCCCGTCCGGACAAGAATGAACAGCACAAACAGAATGCCCAGCCCACCAAGCACCACCTGCCACAGGCTCAGATGCACGGGCACAGGCTGCGGCTGCTGACTGTACTGCCGCCGCATCGGCTGCGTCAGCGTCACATTGGCATCGGTCGCTATGATCTGCGCAAGCTGCCCAACACCTAAAGCTACTGCGCGGTTGTAGTCTCCCTGCCGCGCATACGGAGACATCGCCCGGCCTATATCGCCCACCTTGGCGTCGTTGAGGATGCCCTCCAGCCCATAGCCGACCTCGATCCGCCCGCGCCGTGGCTGCATGACCAGCAGCATCAGAACGCCGCGGTCAGTTCCCTTCGCACCCACCTTCCACTTTTCTTCAAGCGCCGTGGCGAACTCTTCAATCGACTGGTCGCCGTCGATCGTCTTAATCGTAACCACCGCGATCTGTGCATGGGCCTGGCGATCTACCTGCGTGCACAGCGCATCCACGCTCTGCACCGTGCCCGGAGCCAGCACGCCGGCAAAATCGTTGACATAGCCGGTAGGCGCAGGTAACGACGCCACGGTCTCCGCCGTCAAAAAACCGACTGGCGAAAGAACCAGAACAACGATTGCCAGCCATCGCGAAATGCGCTTCATTGAAGGTTTATTCTACGCCTTGCCGGACCGCACCACGGGGCAAAAGAAAAGGGCGCTCCCGGCGCCCTTTTCATCACGCATCTACAGCATCACTGCGTGGGCGGCGCAGGTTGTTCCGCGCTGTCCTCGTGATGCCGATGCGGAACCTCGACACCCTTGCTCGTCGCCAGTTTGTCCACCATCACCATGTGCTCATGAATCGTCTTGGCGCCTTTGACCACCGCATCCCTCAGCGCCGAGTCCTGCGTTCCTTCCGCTTCCACGCGGAACTCCCTGAGGTCATGGTGGTGGCCCTTCACCATCATCGTCAGGTACTCCGTATCGAAGGCATCGCCCGACAGTCCATTGAGCTTGTCCAGCTCCGCCTGGTCCTCTTTGTCGATATGCTTGGGCAGCATTACGCCAATAGAGTCGGCCACGCCCCCCAGATCCTTGTTCAGCGCCGTATGATCTTCGACCATCTGCCGTCCAAGAGCCTTGACGTCATCGCTACCGCCCTTCTGCGCAGCCAACTGGCCAAACTGCACCTGTGCCAGCCCACCTTCAACCGCCTTGCGTACAAACATCTTGTCCTTGGTTGCCTGAGCAGTCTGCCCACTGCTGCCAACCGAGTCCTGCATCGACGGCCTTGACGTCTGCTGTTGCCCTGGCCCGGGCTCAGTCTGACTCGATGGAGCCGACTGCGCCGCCATCTCCGGCAGAGTCCCCGGCTCTGCCTGTCCAAATAACACAGCCGGACATAAAGTCGTTGCCGTACACAGCAGGATGATACGCACTGGTTTAAAGTTCATGGCTTGAGCCCTCCGGCGGACATCTGTTAGTCGTTCTCGTGCCGCCTGTTCTTCTGGTTTGGTGTACTCGTTCCGGTTTGGGTTGCCTCTCTCAAAATGGTCTAACGCGGTATCCTGTCGGCTGGAGTTTATTGAATGACCGAAAGCATCATCACGCCGCCGACTGCCCGCCAGGAACCAACGCCTACAACGCTGCACGGCCATACGCTCGAAGACAATTACCGCTGGATGCGCGACAAAGACTCACCAGAAGTAATCACTCACCTTCAAGCGGAGAACCAATATACGCTCTCCGTCATGGCGCCTACTACGGAGTTGCAGACGCGGTTATACGCCGAGATGCTCTCCCACATTAAGGAGACCGACGAGTCCGTTCCCTACCGTCATCGCGGCTGGTTCTACTACACGCGCACCGTCGAAGGCAGCCAGTACCCCATCCACTGCCGCAAGCTCGCCACGTCGCCGACCTTCGACCCCACGCAGCCCGAAGAGATCCTGCTCGACGTCAACCAGCTCGCCGAAGGCCAGCCCTTCATGTCGCTCGGCGGCATGAGCGTCAGCCCCGACGGCACGAAGCTCGCCTACTCCACCGACAACACCGGCTTCCGCCAGTACACCCTGCACATCCGCGACCTCAAAATCGGCAACGACCTCTCCGACACCGCCGAGCGCGTCGGCTCGCTCGTCTGGGCCGCCGACTCGCACACGCTCTTCTACACCACCGAGGACGAGGTCACTAAGCGCCAAGATAAGCTCTACCGTCACCGCCTTGGAGACGTAACCGAAGACGACGCCCTCGTCTATGAAGAGAAGGACGAGCGCTTCAACCTCGGCGTCGGCAAGACCCGCGACGGCAAATACCTGCTCATGGAATCCGGCAGCCACACCACCAACGAGTGCAGCTACCTCCCCGCCGACACTCCCGGCGGCGTCTTCCTCGTCATCGCTCCCCGCGTCGATGAGCAGGAGTACTACGTCGACCACCGCAACGGCCTCTTCTACATCCGCACCAACGACACCGGCAAAAACTTCCGCGTCGTCACCATCCCCGTCGACGGCGGAGGCCGCGAATCATGGGCCGAGCTGATCCCCGAAGACAAGAATGCACCGCTTGAAGATTTCGATGTATTCGACTCATTCTGCGTAAGTTCAAGCAGAGAGCTTGGCCTCACCACCATAGAGGTCATCCGCTTCACCCCAGACAACAAACTAGGCACCGCAGAAAAGATCAGCTTCCCCGAGCCCGCCTACACCGCTCAGTCTCACATCAACCGCGAGTTCGTCACCAACGCCTTCCGCTACAGCTACCAGTCGCTGGTCTCCCCCGCCTCCGTCTACGACTACGACCTCGCCTCCGGCACCTCCACCCTGCTCAAACAGCAGGAGGTTCCCGGCGGCTTCGACTCCACCCGCTACGCCTCCGAGCGCGTCTGGATTACGGCAGAGGACGGCGTCAAGGTTCCCATCTCCCTCGTCTACCGCCGCGACGCCTTCCAACGCGACGGCACCAGCCCCCTCTATATCTACGGCTACGGCTCCTACGGCTATCCCTTGCCCATCGGCTTCAGCCCCTCGCGCCTCTCGCTCCTCGATCGCGGAGTCGTCATGGCCTACGCCCACATCCGCGGCGGCGGCGAGATGGGCGACCAGTGGCACGACGCCGGAAAGATGATGGCCAAGCGCAACACCTTCACCGACTTCATCGCCGTAACCGAGCAACTCGTCGCTCAGGGCTACGGGGCCAAAGACCGCGTCGCCATCGAGGGCGGCAGCGCAGGCGGCCTGCTCATGGGAGCCGTCGTCAACCAGCGCCCCGACCTCTTCCACGTCGTCCTCTCGCACGTTCCCTTCGTCGACGTGATGAACACCATGCTCGACGCCAGCCTGCCCCTCACTGTCGCCGAATACGAGGAATGGGGAAACCCCAATGAATCAGAGGCCTTTGCCTACATGAGCAGCTACTCTCCATACGACAATCTGAAGGCTGCGGACTACCCGGCGATGCTCGTCAAAACCAGCCTGAACGACTCGCAGGTCATGTACTGGGAGCCGGCAAAGTATGTGGCCAAATTACGAACGTTGAAGACCAACGACGCGCCGTTGCTGCTGCATATCAACATGGATGCGGGACATGGGGGAGCGTCGGGGCGGTACGACTACCTCAAGGAGATTGCCTTCGACTATGCGTTTCTGCTCACGCAGCTTGGGGTGGAAAAATAGCGTTCGGGCGTCAAGTAACCATTCAAGCGATTTTTACCGGTTACACAGCACTTCGTGTAACCGGATAACCTAGACTTTACTGGTTACAGGATCATCCACAGTATCGCCCTCACCCGGCGCGAGGAATAGGTTGGTCTCAAGCCCGTGCTGGCGGGTGTAGAGGTCGTAGTAGCGGCCACCCATCTGATAAAGCTCCTCATGAGTGCCGCGTTCAACGATCAGCCCCTGCTCGACGACCAAAATTTGGTCGGCACGGCGAATCGTCGAAAGCCGGTGAGCGATCACGAAGGTCGTCCGGCCCTGCATCAGGAAGTTGAGGCCGTTCTGAATCATCGCCTCCGACTCCGAGTCGAGCGAACTAGTCGCCTCATCGAGAATCAGGATGCGAGGATCGGCAAGGATGGCGCGAGCAATCGAAAGCCGCTGGCGCTGGCCGCCAGACAGCTTCACGCCGCGTTCGCCGACGATG from Granulicella sp. L56 includes these protein-coding regions:
- a CDS encoding S9 family peptidase, with amino-acid sequence MTESIITPPTARQEPTPTTLHGHTLEDNYRWMRDKDSPEVITHLQAENQYTLSVMAPTTELQTRLYAEMLSHIKETDESVPYRHRGWFYYTRTVEGSQYPIHCRKLATSPTFDPTQPEEILLDVNQLAEGQPFMSLGGMSVSPDGTKLAYSTDNTGFRQYTLHIRDLKIGNDLSDTAERVGSLVWAADSHTLFYTTEDEVTKRQDKLYRHRLGDVTEDDALVYEEKDERFNLGVGKTRDGKYLLMESGSHTTNECSYLPADTPGGVFLVIAPRVDEQEYYVDHRNGLFYIRTNDTGKNFRVVTIPVDGGGRESWAELIPEDKNAPLEDFDVFDSFCVSSSRELGLTTIEVIRFTPDNKLGTAEKISFPEPAYTAQSHINREFVTNAFRYSYQSLVSPASVYDYDLASGTSTLLKQQEVPGGFDSTRYASERVWITAEDGVKVPISLVYRRDAFQRDGTSPLYIYGYGSYGYPLPIGFSPSRLSLLDRGVVMAYAHIRGGGEMGDQWHDAGKMMAKRNTFTDFIAVTEQLVAQGYGAKDRVAIEGGSAGGLLMGAVVNQRPDLFHVVLSHVPFVDVMNTMLDASLPLTVAEYEEWGNPNESEAFAYMSSYSPYDNLKAADYPAMLVKTSLNDSQVMYWEPAKYVAKLRTLKTNDAPLLLHINMDAGHGGASGRYDYLKEIAFDYAFLLTQLGVEK